The window TTTCAGACTCAAATTCAAGCTGATTTTTCAGCCCGAAAAGCACCTGACGTTTTCTATATGGACTCGTCTCTTTATCCTTGGTTTATCAGCCAAGGGGTTCTGGCCAAGTTACCAAAGAAACAGATGCAATCAACAAAGTTTTATAAAAATTTGATCGATGCTTTTACAAGTAAAGGAAAACTATATGGCGTGCCAAAAGATAATTCAACTTTGGGTTTGCTGGTTAACAAGGATATGTTTAAAAAAGTCGGCGTTGATCCAAAAACAATTCCAACGTCATACAGTGGCTTAATCAAGTGGCTTCCGGGATTTCAAGCCAAACTTAACAAGGCTTATGGCAAAGGAAAAGTTACGGCAATGACTTATGACCAGGATATGGCTAGAAATTTGGCAATCATGATTGCAGATGGCGGTAAACCAATTAAAAAGAATGGCAAAGCTAATTTGGCGTCGGCCAAAGTTGTTAAAAATCTTGATCTTTATAAAAAACTTGTCAATACCGGAGCTGTTGCGACGGCAAAAGATTTAGGATCAGGAGACAACGGAACAGCTTTCGGAACCGGCAAAGTGGCTATGACCGAGGAGGGCAATTGGACTTATCAGGTACAAAAGAAGCAGTATAAGACAAATTTTGAAGTTTTGCCAATGCCTACCTATCAAGGTAAACAGCGCGGCATGATTTTCACAGTTGGTTGGGGAGAAAATGCTGAATCGACAAACAAGAAACTGGATAATGCTTGGATCGCTTATGTAACAAGTAAAAAAGAGATGTCTATTTGGGCTAAGACCGTTGGCGTTATGCCGAGCCGTCCTGATGTTGCTAAAGCGATTAAATTGACCAAGGATTCTAATCTGGATACTTGGCTGAAGGCTACTAAGTATTCAACTGTTTGGCAGGAAGGCAATACATTAACGACAATTAATACTTCTTACCAGAACTTTATCAGTGATGCTATGAACGGGAAAATGACAATCAAACAAGCAATGATAAAAGCCGACAAACAGGCGAATGCGGCAATCTCTAATTCAAAATGAAATAATTTCCATTAAAAAATCGCAGAAGTGGATTTAGTAATAGTTTTTTGAAGAGTTTTTTTGCTAAAAACATTTTTAGAAAGGGACGAAATGGCTTCCAACGTAGGATATCGTAAACAGCCAAAAGCAGGAAAAAAACGTCGCAATCGGGAGACTCGACAGGCTTATTTATTTCTGACGCCGGCCCTAATTATTATCATAATGTTTTTTGTTGCTGCAATTGCTTTTGCTTTGTTCATGTCTTTTAACAAAGTTAATATGTTTTCCCAACAGTTTAAATTCATCGGTTTTAAGAATTATTTAAATGCTTTTTCAGACAAGGTTGCTTTAAAGGCTTTATCAAATACGGCTTTATTCAGTTTTATCGTTGTTCCTTTGCAAACTCTTATTGCGTTGGTTATTGCCTATGGCTTAAGCTCACGCGCTGTCAAATTTAAAAAGACTTTTCGGTTGATTTATTTTCTGCCAACTTTGACGTCAAGCGCTGCTTTGACATTGATTTTTATGTTTATTTTCAATATTGCCGGACCATTGAATAATTTCTTTATGTCGATTGATCTTTATAGCAAACCGATTAATTTTCTGCAGAATCCGGCTTATTCTCTGAAGGTCATTATGGTGATGAATATTTGGTCGACGGTTCCGACTTACATGACTATTTATCTTGCTTCTTTGGTTGATTTGCCAGAATCTTTTTATGAAGCAGCCGAAATGGATGGTGCGACTTCGTGGGATAAACTACGTTATATAACTGTCCCTTATTTGCGGCCGATTACAACCTATGTTCTCTTGACAGGAATTATTGGAACTTTCCAGATGTTCGATCAGGCTTTTATTTTTTCAAATGGTTCTGGTGGACCAAATAATTCGACTTTAACACTTGCTTTAATGATTTATAACTATGCTTTTGGTTCCTTAAATACAATGGGTTACGCCTGTGCCCTGGCAATTTTATTGACAATTATTATTTTTGTAGTCAGTCGATTGGCAGAAAAAATTAATGGAGGAAACGGGTTGCAGTAGGGAGGCGGTCAGCATGAGAGAAAAATCCAAAATTTTAAAAACAATTTTGTATATTGTTTTAATCCTGTATGCGGTTATCACTTTTTATCCTTTTCTTTGGGCACTGGCGGCCTCCTTTAAACCGCTAAAAGAAATTGTTTCCGGTGATCCGAGTATTATTCCAAAGCATGCTACTTTGGCAAGTTACGAATATATTTTTGGTGCTTCGTCTTTGTTTACCCGCTGGTTTATTAATTCCGTGATTGTTTCTACGGTTGGAACCGTAATCAACATTTTTTTAAATACGATGGCCGGTTATGCGCTTGCCAGACTGGACTTTCCTGGACGCCAGCGAATTTATTACGCTTTTTTGGCCTTTATGATGGTTCCGGTGCAGGTCTTGTTGATTCCCAATTTTTTGATTTTATCAAAAATGGGGTTGCTTGATACATTGACTTCCCTAGTCCTGCCGGCTGCAATCAACATTGGAAACATTTTTATGATGCGCCAGTTCTTCTTGAGCTTTCCAAAGGATATCGAAGAAGCTGCTGAAGTTGACGGCCTTGGCCGCTTTGCTACGTTCTTTAGGATTGTGATGCCTTTGGCTCGCCCTTCGATTGCTACGCAGGCCGTCTTTACTTTTATGGGTTTTTGGAACAATTTCATGGCGCCGATGCTTTATATTTCAACACCATCAAAATATACTTTAACGCTTGGCTTGCAGACTTTCGTTAGCCAACAATCCGGCATTCGTTGGGACCATTCGATGGCAGCCAGTATTATTTCGATACTGCCGATTATCGTGCTTTACATTATTTTCAACGGTTATTTTCTGCAGGGCGTTAGAATGGATGGAGAAAAATAGACGGCCACTTTTGTTTTAATTGGTTAAAGTCCTTTTAATAATATTGATTATTTTCTTAAAAAGAGGTATTTGTGTATGGAAACACAAAGTTATAGTAAACTGTTGAATACTGATGAATAAAAAAATCACGATTAAAAACGTGGCGCAAGCAGCAAATGTTTCCGTGGCGACGGTTTCCCATGTTCTTAACAATTATCCCGATATTAGTGAAAAAACAAAAAGAAAAGTTAACCAAGTCGTTGAACGTTTGGGCTATTTGCCTAATATCGCTGCCAGATCTTTGGCCTATAAAAAACAAAAAACAATTGCTCTGATTCTTAATGAAATTGATATTTCCAAAAAAGTTTCTTTACCTGCCGAAGTATCATTGGGAGTTTTTGATTTTTGTGACGAGATTGCTGCCCAGTATGTTTTTTATGCAACAACTTTAAAAGAGCAGAAAGAAAAAAGTTTCAAACAATTCTGTCAGGAGCACAACATTACAGGAGCAGTTGTCCAGGGATTGAAAATAACCGATCCTTATTATGAAGAAATTCAGTCGACTGATTTTCCAACTGTTTTGATTGATTTGGAAAATAATAATCCGAAAATTGGATCGATTGGAATTGATAACCGTGCAGCCGGAATGGAAATTACTGATTTTTTAATTGATAATGGTCATCGACAAATCGGCATGATTAACGGGTCAAAATATGCCAGCGTTTCTTTACAGCGCCAACTTGGCTATCAGGATGCTCTAACTAAACACAGTATTGCTATTAATAAAGAGCTTGTTGAGTTTGCTGATTTTAGCGAATCACTAGCTTATGAAAAAACAAAACGGCTTTTGTCATTGCATCCTGAGATTACGGCAATTTTTTCTGCCAGTGATTTGATGGCGCTTGGCGTGATTAAAGCAGCTAAAGAATTGGGTCGTGTTTTGCCAAAGGATTTATCGGTTTTTGCTTTTGACAATATTGCAGTTTCTGAATTCTTGTTTCCAAGTCTTTCGACAGTCGAGCAGAACATGCGCGGAGTTGCTTACCAAGCAGCCAAATTATTAGATGATATTATTGATAATAATCACGATCATTCTTGGAATGTAAAATCTGATTATGAATTAGTAATCAGAGAATCGGTTATTCATAGATTTAAAACAATTAGTTAATTTAAAAAAATTATTTAGGATCTCAACGTTATTTTTTGAGGTCCTTTTATATATTATTTAATTAGATTACGTATCTCATTTTCAGTTTTATATCTTTACTGATACTTTTGGTAGATAAATTAAGGGATAAATAATTCTTAAAATGTTTGCAAGTTATTAATTTTCTTTTAGAATAGAGGAATGGCACAGACACGTAAACAAGAAATTCGTAAACAGATACGCAGAGCGCAAAACAAACCAACTCCCGAAGAAATTCTCGCACAGCGTTCGCTTATTGCCCGTCGGCGAGTTGCCGACACAAGCGCAAAATCAAAAAAGAAAAGTCGTTTTGATTATATAACAATTACAATGGCAATTTTAATGGCAACTATTACCGTTTTTGGAATCGTAATCGGATTGTTGACCGTCTTCTAATTTTGTGTATAATTCTTAATGATGCTAGCGCATTGCAAACAAACAATTAATATCAATTCGTTTCGGAAAACAACTTCTAAGTCTTCGTTGATTTAGGAGTTGTTTTTTTATGCACGAAAAAAGGAGAATAAAATGGCAAATGTTTTTGTGAACATTAACGACTTATCAAATCAGGAGTTGTTAACAATGATTCACCAAGCTTTATTATTTAAAAGCGGTCAATTTCTACCCGTGATAAATCAGCAGGTAGTCGCCAATCTCTTTTTTGAGAATTCGACTAGAACGGCAACCAGCTTTCAAATGGCAGAAATGAAATTGGGTTATCAACGAATTGTGATTGACCCAAATAAGTCTTCGGCAACGAAAGGTGAAAGTCTTGAGGATACTTTGAAAACACTCAAAGCAATCGGGGTTGATACGGTTGTTATTAGGCACAGCCTTCGTGATTGGTACCAGCCCTTTTATGAAATGGCTGGGAAAGAAATTCCTAAATTAATTAATGCAGGGGATGGCAATGGTCAACATCCTTCACAAAGTTTGTTGGACTTAATGACAATTATTGAGCATTTTGAGAATTTTGCTGGTTTGAGAGTTCGCATTGTTGGTGATATATACCATTCGCGTGTCGCTCGATCAAATGCAGAAATATTAAATCGTTTGGGTGTCGAAGTGACTTTTTCCGGTCCAAAAGAATGGCAGGATCAATCACTTGAGCAATTTGGTTCTTTTGTTGATTTTGATGAGGACCTTAAAAAGCAGGATGTAATTATGTTGTTAAGAGTTCAACATGAACGCTTGACGGACAAAGAGAATGATAATTTTACAATTGATAAATATCACGAAAGATACGGCTTAACAAAAGATCGTTATCAAAAATTGAAGAGCAACGCGATTATCATGCACCCGGCACCGGTTAACCGGGGTGTTGAGATTGATAGTGATTTGGTTGAAGCGGATAAATCTCGTATTTTTCAGCAGATGAAGAACGGTGTTTATGCTCGAATGGCAATTTTGAATTCGTTAACCATTCCGTCCTTGATGAGTGGGGTTCGTAAATGAATTCAACTTTGATTAAGAATGCTCAAATTCTGGTTGGCGAAAACAGTCTTATAAAGCGTGATCTTTTAATTGAAAAAGGAAAGATTTCTGCAGTTGCCGACAAACTTTCCAACAAAGCGGACTTTATCGTCGATGCAAAAGATGCTTTGCTGCTGCCAGGATTAATCGACGTTCATGTTCATTTCAGGGAACCGGGTTCTCCAGAAAAAGAAACGATTGCCAGCGGATCCCGAGCAGCAGCGCGTGGTGGTTTTACGACGGTCTTTGCAATGCCGAATCTAAATCCGGTTGTTGACAACGTCGAGGTTTTTAAACAGGTTCAAGCTCTTAACCAACGAGACGGAATCATCAAAATTAAACAATATGCAGCGATTTCTGCTGGCCTGGCGGCTGATAAAATCGACAATATTTCTGCTTTGGCAGCGGTCGGAGCAATTGCTTTTACCAACGACGGCAAAGGTGTTCAGAACGCCGATACCATGTATCAAGCAATGCGGGCCACGCTGACGGCAGGCAAGATTCTTGTGGCACATGTCGAGGATAATTCTTTAATACATGGCGGAGTAATCAATGCTGGCTTGACAGCCGAGGCTTTGGGCTTTCCGGGTGCAACGAAATTAAGCGAAACTTCTCAACTGGCGCGCGATTTAATGATTGCTAAAACGACTGGAGCTCATTACCATGTGGCTCATGTATCAGCGGCTGAAAGTGTCGAACTTATCAGAATTGCTAAAGAACATCAGATCAATGTCACTGCCGAAGTTTCACCACACCATTTATTGTTGGACGACAGTATGATTACAAACGACAATTCCTTGATGAAAATGAATCCTCCACTTCGTTCTCCTCGTGATCGAGCGGCTTTACTAGCCGGTTTATTGGATGGCACGATCGATATCGTTGCAACTGATCATGCTCCGCATACTAAAGAAGAAAAAGCACAAAGTATCTTAACAGCTCCAAACGGTGTTACCGGAATCGAAACGAGTTTTCAACTTTTATATACCCATTTGGTTAAACCGGGCATTATGAGTTTGCGTCAATTGTTAAAGGCCATGAATCGACGACCGGCAGATATTTTTTCTTTAAAAGATGTTGCCAGAGAAATATCCGTCGGAGAAGTTGCTGATTTGGCTTTGTTTGATATTCAGCATCTTCATGAAATCAAGGCCGACGAATTCGCTTCAAAGGCCAGTAACAGTCCTTTTATTGGCCGGAAAGTTTATGGGCAAACAGAAAGAACCTGGGTTAACGGACAACAAGTTTATGTAAAAGGGGATGAAAAATAATGGTCAAACGCTACCTTCTTTTGGAGAACGGTTCGGTATATTCCGGCCAGGGCTTTGGTTCCCTTCAAGCAGTCAAAGGGGAACTGGTCTTTAATACGGGGATGACCGGTTATCAAGAAACAATTACCGATCCTTCCTATCATGGTCAGATAATTGTCTTTACCTATCCTTTAATTGGTAATTACGGAATTAATCGTGATGATTTTGAAAGCCTCAATCCGGCGGCCTCGGCGATTGTACTTCATGAGCTAGCCCGGCATCCCAGCAACTGGCGAATGGATATGTCTTTAGAACAATGGGCTAAAGAGGTCGGCCTGCCGATTATCAGCGGAATCGATACACGGGCTTTAACCAAAGAAATCAGAGAGTTTGGTGTTATGAAGGCCTGCCTTATCGATCAAATAAACGGGACTAGTTTAAAAGAATTACAAACCAGCCGTTTTTCTGATCAGCAGGTTAAAGAGGTGGCCAGCCGGACTGCCTACCAGGATCCTTCCGATGGACCGACGATCGCCGTGATCGATTTCGGTCTGAAGAATTCTATTCTGTTTTCTTTGGCAAAACGGCATTGCAATGTGATTGTCTTTCCTCCCGATACATCGGCCAAAAAGGTTTTAGCCGCCAACATCGACGGTGTCCTGCTGTCCAACGGACCGGGCAATCCCAATTCGGCAGCTTACGCGCTTCCGTTGATCAGAAGCCTGCAAAAAGCAAAGCCTATGTTTGGAATTTGTTTGGGCCACCAGCTTTTTGCCCTAGCTAACGGAGCTTTAACTTATAAGATGAAATTCGGTCACCGCGGTTTTAATCATGCGGTTAGATCGCTTGATTCCAAGCGTTTGGATTTTACGGCCCAAAACCACGGTTATGCCGTTGATGAAAAGTCCCTGGCGAATACCGATCTATTGGTTACTCATAGAGAGGTCAACGATCAAACCGTCGAAGGCCTGAAGTCGAGTAGGTATCCGGCCTTTTCGGTTCAGTTTCATCCGGATGCGGCTCCCGGTCCCCATGATACGGACTACCTTTATGACGATTTTATTCAATTGGTTAATGAAAACAAGAGGGGGCAGAATGCCAAAAAGAGCTGATATTAAAAAAATACTCGTGATCGGTTCCGGGCCGATCGTTATCGGGCAGGCCGCCGAGTTTGATTATTCAGGAACCCAGGCCAGCCTGTCTTTAAGAGAAGAGGGCTATTCGGTAATTCTCGTCAACTCTAATCCGGCGACGATCATGACCGATACGGAGATTGCCGATCAGGTCTATATCGAACCGTTGACACTGCCCTTTATCAAGCGGATTATCCGTAAGGAACGTCCACAGGCCTTGTTAGCGACAATCGGCGGTCAGACGGCTTTGAACCTGGCTAAAGAATTGGCCGAGGATGGGATCTTAGAAGAACTGAAAATCGAGTTGTTGGGAACCAAACTAAACGCGATCGAAGCAGCCGAAGACCGGGAAAAGTTTAAACAGCTGATGGAAACTTTAAAAGAGCCGGTTCCCGAATCCAGGATTGCCAGGACGCTTGAACAGGCGGTGCATTTTGCCGATCAAATTGGTTACCCGATAATCGTTCGGCCGGCCTATACCTTAGGCGGCACGGGCGGCGGGATTGTTGAAAATCAAGAACAATTAACACAAGTTGCCAAAAACGGTTTGGAACTCTCGCCGGTTACCCAGGTTCTAATTGAAGAGTCGATTGCCGGTTATAAAGAAATCGAATTTGAAGTCATGCGCGATACTAACGACAACGCCCTGATCGTCGCTTCAATGGAAAACTTCGATCCGGTCGGTATCCATACCGGGGACTCGATTGTTGTCTCTCCGGTTCAGACCCTCTCTGATCGGGAGTATCAAATGCTTAGAGACGCCGCTTTGAAAATTATTCGTGCCTTAAAAATTGAAGGCGGCGTCAATATCCAGCTTGCCCTGGATCCTGATAGTTTTCGTTATTACGTTATCGAAGTCAACCCGCGGGTTTCCAGGTCTTCGGCTCTGGCCAGCAAGGCGACCGGATACCCGATCGCGAAAATGGCCGCCAAGATCGCCGTTGGCCTGACTCTAGACGAGATTGTCAATCCCGTTACCGGGACAACAAAGGCTGAGTTCGAACCGACATTGGACTACATCGTCGTAAAAATTCCCCGCTGGCCCTTTGACAAGTTTACCGAGGCCGATCGAGAACTGGGCACGCAGATGAAAGCGACCGGAGAAGTAATGGCGATCGGCAGAAATTTCGAAAGCGCCCTAATGAAGGCCGTCCGTTCTTTAGAGATCGGTGCTTTGGCCCTTGATGAGGTGACTTACAGCGCTTTAAGCAATCAAGATTTGCTCAATCGATTAATGCCGGCGACCGACGAACGGCTCTTTATGATCGCCGATCTCCTAAGAAGAGGGGTGACGGTTAAAGCAATTCACAAGAGAAGCCGAATCGACAAATTTTTCTTGGACAAAATTCTTCATTTGATTGAAATCGAAAAAGAATTAAAAATGCATGTTAATGATTTCAAGATCCTCAAAAGCGCCAAAGAAAACGGTTTTCCCGATGCCGCGATTGCCCGTTATTGGCAGCTTGAAGAAAAAGAACTGCGTCATTTAAGAAAGAAGGCGGGCTTATCTCCGGTTTATAAGATGGTCGATACGGTGGCCGGCGAATTTGCTTCAAAAACTCCCTACTATTATTCAACCTATGAAACGGAAAACGAATCCTTGAAAGAAAAGCGGCCGAGTGTTCTGGTACTCGGTTCCGGACCGATCAGAATCGGTCAGGGCGTGGAATTCGATTACGCCACGGTCCATTGCGTCAAGGCGATTCAAAAAGCCGGTTACAAAGCAATTGTGATTAATTCCAATCCGGAAACTGTTTCAACCGATTTTTCCGTTTCCGACAAGCTCTACTTCGAACCATTGACCTTAGAAGATGTCTTAAACGTTGTCGATTTAGAACAGCCGCTGGGCGTCGTGGTCCAGTTCGGCGGACAAACCGCGATCAATCTGGCCGGGCGTTTGGAAGATAACGGCGTCAACTTGTTGGGCACCAGCTTAAAGGATATCAACCGCTCCGAGGATCGAGAGGACTTCAACCGGGTGATTAAAAAACTCGGCCTGTCCCAGCCCTTTGGAAAAACCGCGACGACGGTCACCCAGGCCCTGTCTGCAGCCGAAGAGGTCGGCTATCCGCTTTTAATCCGGCCTTCTTATGTCCTGGGCGGTCGGGCAATGGAAATCGTGACAAACAAACAAGACCTATCCGGCTATATGAAAAGAGCCGTGAAGGTTTCTTTAAAGCACCCGGTTTTAATCGATTCTTATTTAACCGGTCGGGAGGCGGAAATCGATCTATTAAGCGACGGGCAGACGGTTGTCGTTCCTGGTATCATGGAGCACATCGAACGGGCCGGAGTTCATTCCGGCGATTCGATGTCTGTTTATCCGGCTCAGTACTTAAGCCAGGAAGTACAAAGACAGATGCTGGATGCGGCCTTTAAACTAGCCAAGGAACTCCATACGATCGGTTTGATGAATGTTCAATTTGTGATTCACGATCAACGGGCCTATGTAATCGAAGTCAATCCCAGGGCCTCCAGAACGCTTCCCTTTATTTCCAAAGCAACCGATCTGCCCCTGGCCCAATTAGCGACGCGGGTCATGCTTGGCGAAAAATTAGCCGACCTGGGTTTTAAGAGCGGTTTGTTGGCACCCAAAAAACTTGTCTATGTGAAGGCCCCGGTCTTTTCCTTTAACAAATTGCCTAAAGTCGATTCTTCTTTGGGACCGGAAATGAAATCGACCGGTGAAGTTATGGGCGTTGATCAAAACCTGGCCAAGGCCCTCTATAAGGCTTTTGTGGCGGCCGGTTTTAAAATCTACGAGCATGGCAATGTCCTCTTTACAATTGCCGATCGGGATAAAAAAGAAGCCCTTGACCTGGCCAGACGTTTTGATCAATTGGGCTATGTCCTTTGGGCAACGGCCGGTACCGGCAGCTTTCTGCGTGAAAAGCATTTACCGGTCAGGCAGCTGGGAAAGATAGCCGAAGGCCAACTAAACCCCGTCACAGCCATGCGTCAGGGCAAATTGCAAATTGTCATTAACCGACTAAAAACCGATGAAGCCTTGGAGTCCGATGGCCAGGCCATCAGGGCCGCTGCGATTGAAAACGGCGTTCCGCTCTTTACCTCATTGGATACGGTAGCAGCCTTTTTGCAGGTTCTTGAAAGTAGATCCTTCAATGTTTCACCAATTAAGAAAGGAGATCAATCATGAGCAAGACTGTTTTTATCGCTTTGGATTTTCCGAGCTTAGAAACTGCTTTTGATTTTCTGAACAAATTTCCTAATCATGAAAAACCATCCGTTAAAGTTGGTATGGAACTTTTTTATGCCGAAGGGCCGAAAATTATTCAACAGTTAAGAGAGAAAGGTTACGAAGTTTTTCTTGATTTGAAACTATACGATATTCCTCATACAGTGGCCGCAGCAGTTAAGTCTTTGCTTGCTTTGGATGTTCAATACTTAACGATTCATGGCCTCGGCGGATTAAAAATGATGGAAGCAGCCGTAGATGCAGCGGCAGGCAAATTAAAATTGTTAGCTGTTACCCAACTGACCTCTGTGAGTGAGAATGAAATGCGGAATACTCAATTGACCAGGGCGACTGTTGAACAATCTGTGAAGCATCTAGCACAACTGGCCTTGCAGGCAGGAGTTGATGGAACGATTTCCTCGCCTTTGGAAACAAGGATAATTACTCAAGCAACACCAGGAGATTTTTTAAAAATTACACCGGGAATTCGCTTGTCCGGTGATCAAAAAAGTGATCAAGCCCGCATTACAACACCAAAAAAAGCCAAGGAATTTGGAGCAAGCGGACTGGTTGTCGGCCGGCCAATTACTCAGGCAGCAGACCCCTTAGCTGTTTATCGAAAAATTTTGGAGGAATTTGAATAATGGAAATAAACTACTCAAAAAAAGTTGCTAACGATCTGCTTGACATATCGGCAGTTAAATTTTCACCGGAAGACCCTTTTACCTGGGCTTCTGGAATTATTAGTCCAATTTATACGGATAATCGTATGACGATTGGTTATCCCACTATTCGCGAAAATATTGCTGATGGTCTGTCGAAACTGATTATTGCCAATTATCCTGACGTTGAAATCATTGGCGGAGTCGCGACGGCTGGAATTCCTCATGCCGCTTTTGTTGCTGATCGAATGAATAAGCCAATGATCTATGTTCGTTCAAAAGCCAAAGATCATGGCTCCAAACGTCAAATAGAAGGGGCTCAAGTTGATAACAAAAAACTTGTTTTAATTGATGATTTGATCTCAACCGGAGGTTCTGTATTGGCAGCAGCTCGGACTGCTCAGGAAGCTGGCGCAAATGTGCTTGGAATTGTATCGATTTTTTCCTATGAATTGGCAGCTGCTGAAAAAAATTTTGACGAAGTCGGTTTGAATTTTAAATCATTAACAACTTATTCCCAATTAATCGAAGCAGCAATTGATCGTGGTGAATTGAAAAAAACTCAAATTGAAACTTTGCGTGAGTGGCAAAAAGATCCAAATAGCTGGAGGAGTTAAAAATGGACTATACAACAAAAATTGCTAATCAGGTTTTTCATCATTTATTTATTAACGCAGCTGGTGTTTACTGCCAAACAGTTGAAGAGCTGGAACAAATTCAAAATGCTCCCTGTGCTGGGGCAGTCATTACCAAATCTGCGACTGCCAAAGAGAGGATAGGCAATTCCGAACCCCGCTATTTTGGAAACTCTGTTGAGCACAACACAATAAATTCGATGGGTTTGCCTAATCTTGGAATTGATTATTATTTGAATTATGTTTTAAAACACAGTTTGAAATTGCCGACGCTTTTCTCGATTGTCGGTCTTTGTCAAAAAGAAATCATCGATAATTTAAAAAAATTACAAGCCAGCGATTTTTCCGGTCTGACCGAATTAAATTTGTCTTGTCCCAACGTTGCCGGAAAGCCACAAATTGCTTATGACTTTGCTGCTACAAGGGAAATTTTAGACAATGTTTTTGCTTTTTATTCAAAGCCGCTTGGTGTTAAACTTCCACCCTATTTCGATATTGCACATTTTGATCAAATTGCCGCCATCTTGAATGATTATCCCTTGGCTTATGTTAATGCGATTAATTCGGTTGGTAATGGACTTGTAATTGATCCAGAAACAGATACGGTTGTGATTAAACCCAAAGATGGTTTTGGCGGATTAGGTGGGAAACAAATCAAAGCTACTGCTTTGGCAAATGTTAGGGCTTTGCGCCAACGCCTCCATCCACAGGTTAAAATTATCGCTACCGGTGGAGTAACTAATGGTAGAGACGTTTATGATCATCTTTTATGCGGAGCCGACCTGGTTTCGGTTGGTTCTCAATTAGGAATCGAAGGACCGACGGTATTCGCTCGATTGGAAAAGGAACTTGAAGAAATTTTTGCTGATAAAGGAATTACTGATTTAAGACAAGTCAGGGGTAAGCTGAAATTAATTGCATAAATTCTCGACAAGGACCAAATATCCTGCTATCATATTGATCAGTGTGATTTTTTAAT of the Oenococcus sp. UCMA 16435 genome contains:
- the pyrF gene encoding orotidine-5'-phosphate decarboxylase, which encodes MSKTVFIALDFPSLETAFDFLNKFPNHEKPSVKVGMELFYAEGPKIIQQLREKGYEVFLDLKLYDIPHTVAAAVKSLLALDVQYLTIHGLGGLKMMEAAVDAAAGKLKLLAVTQLTSVSENEMRNTQLTRATVEQSVKHLAQLALQAGVDGTISSPLETRIITQATPGDFLKITPGIRLSGDQKSDQARITTPKKAKEFGASGLVVGRPITQAADPLAVYRKILEEFE
- a CDS encoding orotate phosphoribosyltransferase, with the protein product MEINYSKKVANDLLDISAVKFSPEDPFTWASGIISPIYTDNRMTIGYPTIRENIADGLSKLIIANYPDVEIIGGVATAGIPHAAFVADRMNKPMIYVRSKAKDHGSKRQIEGAQVDNKKLVLIDDLISTGGSVLAAARTAQEAGANVLGIVSIFSYELAAAEKNFDEVGLNFKSLTTYSQLIEAAIDRGELKKTQIETLREWQKDPNSWRS
- the carA gene encoding glutamine-hydrolyzing carbamoyl-phosphate synthase small subunit produces the protein MVKRYLLLENGSVYSGQGFGSLQAVKGELVFNTGMTGYQETITDPSYHGQIIVFTYPLIGNYGINRDDFESLNPAASAIVLHELARHPSNWRMDMSLEQWAKEVGLPIISGIDTRALTKEIREFGVMKACLIDQINGTSLKELQTSRFSDQQVKEVASRTAYQDPSDGPTIAVIDFGLKNSILFSLAKRHCNVIVFPPDTSAKKVLAANIDGVLLSNGPGNPNSAAYALPLIRSLQKAKPMFGICLGHQLFALANGALTYKMKFGHRGFNHAVRSLDSKRLDFTAQNHGYAVDEKSLANTDLLVTHREVNDQTVEGLKSSRYPAFSVQFHPDAAPGPHDTDYLYDDFIQLVNENKRGQNAKKS
- a CDS encoding dihydroorotate oxidase: MDYTTKIANQVFHHLFINAAGVYCQTVEELEQIQNAPCAGAVITKSATAKERIGNSEPRYFGNSVEHNTINSMGLPNLGIDYYLNYVLKHSLKLPTLFSIVGLCQKEIIDNLKKLQASDFSGLTELNLSCPNVAGKPQIAYDFAATREILDNVFAFYSKPLGVKLPPYFDIAHFDQIAAILNDYPLAYVNAINSVGNGLVIDPETDTVVIKPKDGFGGLGGKQIKATALANVRALRQRLHPQVKIIATGGVTNGRDVYDHLLCGADLVSVGSQLGIEGPTVFARLEKELEEIFADKGITDLRQVRGKLKLIA
- the carB gene encoding carbamoyl-phosphate synthase large subunit — protein: MPKRADIKKILVIGSGPIVIGQAAEFDYSGTQASLSLREEGYSVILVNSNPATIMTDTEIADQVYIEPLTLPFIKRIIRKERPQALLATIGGQTALNLAKELAEDGILEELKIELLGTKLNAIEAAEDREKFKQLMETLKEPVPESRIARTLEQAVHFADQIGYPIIVRPAYTLGGTGGGIVENQEQLTQVAKNGLELSPVTQVLIEESIAGYKEIEFEVMRDTNDNALIVASMENFDPVGIHTGDSIVVSPVQTLSDREYQMLRDAALKIIRALKIEGGVNIQLALDPDSFRYYVIEVNPRVSRSSALASKATGYPIAKMAAKIAVGLTLDEIVNPVTGTTKAEFEPTLDYIVVKIPRWPFDKFTEADRELGTQMKATGEVMAIGRNFESALMKAVRSLEIGALALDEVTYSALSNQDLLNRLMPATDERLFMIADLLRRGVTVKAIHKRSRIDKFFLDKILHLIEIEKELKMHVNDFKILKSAKENGFPDAAIARYWQLEEKELRHLRKKAGLSPVYKMVDTVAGEFASKTPYYYSTYETENESLKEKRPSVLVLGSGPIRIGQGVEFDYATVHCVKAIQKAGYKAIVINSNPETVSTDFSVSDKLYFEPLTLEDVLNVVDLEQPLGVVVQFGGQTAINLAGRLEDNGVNLLGTSLKDINRSEDREDFNRVIKKLGLSQPFGKTATTVTQALSAAEEVGYPLLIRPSYVLGGRAMEIVTNKQDLSGYMKRAVKVSLKHPVLIDSYLTGREAEIDLLSDGQTVVVPGIMEHIERAGVHSGDSMSVYPAQYLSQEVQRQMLDAAFKLAKELHTIGLMNVQFVIHDQRAYVIEVNPRASRTLPFISKATDLPLAQLATRVMLGEKLADLGFKSGLLAPKKLVYVKAPVFSFNKLPKVDSSLGPEMKSTGEVMGVDQNLAKALYKAFVAAGFKIYEHGNVLFTIADRDKKEALDLARRFDQLGYVLWATAGTGSFLREKHLPVRQLGKIAEGQLNPVTAMRQGKLQIVINRLKTDEALESDGQAIRAAAIENGVPLFTSLDTVAAFLQVLESRSFNVSPIKKGDQS